One Rhodococcus sp. P1Y DNA window includes the following coding sequences:
- a CDS encoding A/G-specific adenine glycosylase has translation MPIDTAALLGWFDSEERDLPWRRPGVTGWQILMSEIMLQQTPVSRVAPIWEQWVQRWPVPSAMAASSQAEVLRAWGKLGYPRRALRLHECAGVLASEHGDVVPQDVETLLGLPGIGAYTARAVACFAYGQRVPVVDTNVRRVVARAVHGAAEPGNPSTTRDLADTLALLPRTRAKAARYSAALMELGALICTAKNPACLLCPLPECSWIEAGRPAYEGPAKKVQKFAGTDRQVRGKLMSVLRDSHGPVERARLDVVWLTDPGQRDRALHSLLLDGLVEQTEDGMFALAGEGDAASPPVRA, from the coding sequence GTGCCGATCGATACAGCTGCCCTTCTCGGATGGTTCGATTCCGAGGAACGCGACCTACCGTGGCGTCGGCCGGGCGTCACCGGATGGCAGATCCTGATGAGCGAAATTATGCTCCAGCAGACACCGGTCTCTCGCGTCGCTCCCATCTGGGAGCAGTGGGTACAGCGATGGCCCGTGCCGTCGGCGATGGCTGCGTCGTCACAGGCCGAGGTTCTGCGTGCATGGGGGAAGTTGGGTTATCCCCGACGTGCGCTCCGACTGCACGAATGCGCGGGCGTACTTGCCTCCGAACACGGTGACGTCGTCCCCCAGGACGTGGAGACCCTCCTCGGACTGCCGGGCATCGGCGCCTACACCGCGCGGGCCGTCGCATGTTTCGCCTACGGGCAGCGCGTGCCCGTCGTCGACACCAACGTCCGACGCGTCGTAGCGCGGGCCGTGCACGGAGCCGCAGAGCCTGGAAACCCGTCGACGACGCGTGATCTCGCGGACACCCTCGCGCTCCTCCCACGGACCCGAGCCAAGGCTGCACGCTACTCGGCGGCGTTGATGGAACTCGGTGCTTTGATCTGTACCGCGAAGAATCCCGCATGCCTGCTGTGCCCACTGCCCGAGTGCTCGTGGATCGAAGCGGGTCGGCCCGCGTACGAAGGCCCGGCGAAGAAGGTCCAGAAATTCGCGGGCACCGACCGCCAGGTGCGCGGGAAACTGATGTCGGTCCTGCGGGACAGTCACGGACCCGTCGAGCGGGCACGTCTGGACGTCGTGTGGCTCACCGACCCCGGGCAGCGTGACCGGGCGCTGCATTCACTGCTGCTCGACGGCTTGGTCGAACAGACCGAGGACGGCATGTTTGCCCTGGCTGGGGAGGGCGACGCGGCTTCGCCGCCCGTGCGTGCGTAG
- a CDS encoding lipase family protein produces the protein MTAFRFAVVAALAVTALAAAPATAQPLAEFYSTPVIDAGAHAGGDIVRRSHVGPPLGEGLGVDIERILYTSTDTHGDPMVVSGYTMTPQAPWPGPGPRPVIAYAPGTSGMADRCAGSAVLGTIGSSPAVLPLLLAGYAVAATDYRGLGTPGGHTYLNRLDAGHALLDVARAGVGNTGAPVVLFGYSEGGHAAGSAAELESSYAPELDIRGSYVGAPPADPSLNVDNLDNSSLAPALLYAVDGLVNAYPESADAILRQFNPAGRELLDASQNWCSTDPAANRAFRSADITSDGRSLGENLKDEPAASLIALNAVGYGRPSAPVLLSQSMSDDTVPVQQSRTLRDRWTAAGFTDLTYIEYPIPSVPVPGANHAPGGLIAYADVMPFIARVLAS, from the coding sequence GTGACCGCCTTCCGATTCGCTGTCGTTGCCGCTCTCGCCGTCACCGCGCTCGCTGCTGCTCCCGCCACGGCCCAACCTTTGGCCGAGTTCTATTCCACACCCGTGATCGACGCCGGAGCGCACGCAGGCGGTGACATCGTCCGACGTTCGCACGTCGGGCCTCCCTTGGGAGAAGGTCTCGGAGTCGACATCGAACGCATTCTGTACACCTCCACCGACACGCACGGTGATCCGATGGTCGTGTCCGGCTACACCATGACGCCGCAGGCACCCTGGCCAGGACCCGGCCCTCGCCCCGTCATCGCCTACGCCCCCGGTACCTCCGGCATGGCCGACCGGTGTGCAGGCTCCGCTGTACTCGGGACCATCGGCTCGTCGCCCGCGGTGCTCCCCCTGCTCCTTGCCGGCTACGCCGTCGCTGCCACCGACTACCGAGGACTCGGCACACCCGGCGGCCACACCTACCTCAATCGTCTCGACGCCGGTCACGCCCTACTCGATGTCGCGCGCGCAGGCGTCGGGAACACCGGAGCACCCGTCGTCTTGTTCGGCTACTCCGAAGGAGGACACGCTGCAGGCTCGGCTGCGGAACTCGAGTCCTCGTATGCACCCGAACTCGACATCCGTGGCAGCTACGTCGGTGCACCGCCCGCCGACCCGTCGCTCAACGTCGACAACCTCGACAACAGTTCCCTCGCTCCGGCGCTGCTCTACGCCGTCGACGGGTTGGTCAACGCCTACCCCGAGAGTGCCGACGCAATTCTCCGACAGTTCAACCCCGCGGGTAGAGAACTCCTCGACGCTTCACAGAACTGGTGCTCGACGGATCCCGCCGCCAATCGCGCCTTCCGGTCGGCCGACATCACCTCCGACGGCCGATCACTGGGCGAGAACCTGAAAGACGAACCAGCGGCCTCACTCATCGCTCTCAATGCCGTCGGCTACGGTCGGCCGAGCGCGCCGGTCCTGTTGTCTCAATCCATGTCCGACGACACCGTGCCCGTGCAACAAAGCCGAACCCTTCGGGACCGATGGACTGCCGCAGGTTTCACGGACCTGACGTATATCGAGTACCCGATCCCGTCGGTCCCCGTCCCCGGAGCCAATCATGCGCCGGGTGGGCTGATCGCCTATGCCGATGTCATGCCCTTCATCGCACGGGTGCTCGCGAGCTGA
- the ispD gene encoding 2-C-methyl-D-erythritol 4-phosphate cytidylyltransferase, translating to MSSHLGPVVALVPAAGQGLRLLRGQPKAFVELGGSTLLQRSVDGLTSSGAVDRVVVMVPADLVEHTRALFGPSVTVVAGAAERTDSVRSGLSEVGDAGIVLVHDAARALTPPTLIARVVAEVRAGRTAVVPALPVADTIKSVDIMGAVVGTPDRSALRAIQTPQGFRADLLRRAYAEASGTATDDAGLVERLGETVHTIVGDALAFKITTPHDLLLAEAIVLQESV from the coding sequence GTGAGTTCGCATCTCGGTCCCGTCGTCGCGCTCGTTCCGGCGGCGGGCCAAGGCCTTCGCCTTCTGCGAGGTCAGCCGAAGGCATTCGTCGAACTCGGCGGCTCCACATTGTTGCAACGATCGGTCGACGGCCTGACATCGTCAGGGGCCGTCGACCGTGTTGTCGTAATGGTGCCCGCTGATCTGGTCGAACACACACGTGCACTGTTCGGTCCGTCCGTAACAGTCGTGGCGGGCGCCGCAGAGCGAACGGACTCCGTTCGCTCCGGTCTGTCCGAAGTAGGTGACGCCGGCATCGTGCTCGTACACGACGCCGCCCGCGCACTCACCCCACCGACATTGATCGCACGTGTCGTAGCGGAGGTCAGAGCGGGCCGTACCGCTGTCGTGCCTGCCCTCCCCGTGGCCGACACGATCAAATCCGTCGACATCATGGGCGCCGTGGTCGGCACACCCGACCGGAGCGCGCTACGTGCGATCCAAACGCCGCAGGGATTTCGAGCCGACCTGCTCCGCCGCGCCTACGCCGAGGCGTCGGGCACCGCGACCGACGATGCGGGTCTGGTCGAACGACTGGGCGAAACCGTCCACACCATCGTCGGTGACGCACTAGCTTTCAAGATCACTACGCCTCACGACCTTCTGTTGGCCGAGGCGATCGTCCTGCAGGAGAGCGTATGA
- the radA gene encoding DNA repair protein RadA, whose product MAKLKTNYRCSACQHTVAKWVGRCPECGSWGSMDEAPVLAPVASRAGASGLGAGNTRSPMAAMVPTTPATAITQVSSTSSQANSTGISEFDRVLGGGLVPGSVVLLAGEPGVGKSTLLLEVVHRWARTGEDRRALYVTGEESAGQVRLRADRTGAVHERVYLAAESDLATVFGHVEQVKPSLLIVDSVQTMLAADVDGVIGGVTQVRAITSALTSLAKTTGVAVLLIGHVTKDGAVAGPRSLEHLVDVVLHFEGDKHTTLRMIRGVKNRFGASDEVGCFELRDTGIEGISDPSGLFLHHRTDSVPGTAVTVTMDGKRPLLAELQALVVDTHMPSPRRAVSGLDSARVAMILAVLERRCGVKVAKTEVYAATVGGMKTSEPAADLALAAAVASAVTDVPLPPGFVILGEVGLAGEVRRVSGLGRRLAEAARLGFTHAITPEHEDAIPAGMKVKTVTNLGDALNSLRTRSR is encoded by the coding sequence GTGGCCAAACTGAAGACGAACTACCGCTGTTCGGCCTGCCAGCACACCGTGGCCAAGTGGGTCGGCCGTTGCCCGGAGTGTGGTAGCTGGGGCTCGATGGACGAAGCGCCTGTGCTCGCTCCCGTCGCCAGTCGCGCGGGTGCATCCGGCCTCGGGGCAGGCAACACTCGATCGCCCATGGCTGCGATGGTTCCGACTACTCCTGCCACCGCCATCACCCAGGTCAGCAGCACATCCTCCCAGGCCAACTCCACCGGAATATCCGAATTCGATCGAGTGCTCGGAGGCGGGCTAGTCCCCGGCTCGGTGGTTCTACTCGCCGGTGAACCCGGCGTCGGAAAATCCACCTTGCTTCTCGAGGTCGTGCACCGCTGGGCACGGACCGGCGAAGATCGGCGTGCCCTGTACGTCACCGGCGAGGAGTCGGCCGGGCAGGTGCGACTGCGCGCCGACCGAACCGGCGCCGTTCACGAACGCGTCTACCTCGCCGCCGAATCCGATCTCGCGACCGTCTTCGGGCACGTCGAGCAAGTGAAGCCGAGCCTGCTGATCGTCGACTCCGTTCAGACGATGCTCGCCGCCGACGTCGACGGCGTCATCGGTGGTGTGACGCAGGTCCGCGCCATAACCAGTGCGCTCACCTCACTCGCGAAGACCACAGGCGTAGCGGTACTGCTCATCGGGCACGTCACCAAGGACGGCGCCGTCGCCGGACCCCGATCACTCGAACACCTCGTCGACGTCGTCCTTCACTTCGAAGGCGACAAACACACCACGCTGCGCATGATCCGTGGCGTCAAGAATCGCTTCGGTGCCTCCGACGAAGTCGGGTGTTTCGAGTTGCGCGACACCGGCATCGAGGGCATCTCGGATCCGTCGGGACTCTTCCTGCACCACCGCACCGACTCGGTCCCCGGCACTGCCGTCACGGTCACCATGGACGGCAAGAGGCCCCTACTGGCCGAACTGCAGGCACTCGTCGTGGACACGCACATGCCGTCACCACGACGCGCGGTCAGCGGCCTCGACTCGGCCCGTGTCGCGATGATCCTTGCCGTTCTCGAACGACGCTGTGGCGTGAAAGTCGCCAAGACCGAGGTGTACGCAGCGACGGTCGGCGGCATGAAGACCAGTGAACCTGCGGCGGATCTCGCGCTGGCGGCAGCCGTCGCATCGGCCGTCACCGATGTCCCCCTCCCGCCTGGATTCGTGATTCTCGGCGAGGTCGGATTGGCCGGCGAGGTTCGGCGGGTCTCCGGTCTCGGGCGCCGACTGGCCGAGGCGGCGCGGCTCGGCTTCACCCATGCCATCACCCCGGAACACGAGGACGCCATCCCTGCCGGAATGAAGGTGAAGACCGTCACCAATCTCGGCGACGCACTGAATTCACTGCGTACGCGATCACGGTGA
- a CDS encoding alpha/beta fold hydrolase — protein sequence MPTAKINGIDINYDVKGTGPLVVLVMGTGSPGRVWQAHQVPALVNAGFQVVTFDNRGISPSFEPGRGMVLDDLVADTAALIEHLGGMRARVVGTSMGSRVTQELALARPDLVSHAVMMATYGRVSPMQKAWFQGERDLYDAGITLPDSYRAAMTAMNNFSPATLRDEKVIGDWLAVLEFSGGKRTAGTRAQIGLEMRAGSERLTAYRKITAKSLVVGFADDRLIPVHLSREVAQAIPGARYEEVADTGHFGYLERPEVVNKILVDFLR from the coding sequence ATGCCGACGGCGAAGATCAACGGAATCGATATCAACTACGACGTCAAGGGCACGGGGCCCCTCGTGGTGCTGGTGATGGGCACCGGCAGCCCAGGGCGAGTGTGGCAGGCGCATCAGGTCCCAGCTCTCGTGAACGCCGGGTTCCAGGTGGTCACCTTCGATAATCGCGGGATCTCGCCGTCGTTCGAACCCGGTCGTGGAATGGTTCTCGACGACTTGGTTGCCGACACGGCTGCGCTCATCGAACATCTCGGCGGAATGCGCGCGCGGGTGGTCGGAACGTCGATGGGGTCGCGGGTCACTCAGGAGCTGGCACTCGCGCGTCCCGACCTCGTGTCACACGCCGTCATGATGGCAACGTACGGGCGAGTGTCGCCGATGCAGAAGGCGTGGTTTCAGGGTGAGCGTGATCTCTACGACGCGGGTATCACGCTGCCGGATTCCTACCGCGCGGCGATGACCGCGATGAACAACTTCTCGCCTGCCACGCTGCGAGACGAGAAGGTTATCGGGGATTGGCTTGCAGTGCTGGAGTTCTCGGGCGGAAAGCGCACAGCCGGAACCCGGGCTCAGATCGGGCTCGAGATGCGCGCAGGCTCGGAACGGCTTACCGCCTACCGAAAGATCACGGCCAAATCGCTCGTCGTCGGGTTCGCGGACGACAGACTCATCCCTGTTCACCTGAGTCGCGAGGTCGCACAGGCGATTCCGGGTGCGCGCTACGAAGAGGTCGCGGACACCGGTCATTTCGGTTATCTCGAACGACCCGAGGTCGTCAACAAAATCCTCGTGGACTTCTTGCGCTGA
- a CDS encoding MFS transporter produces MTTASKTPARAGLVLFVLILVAAVANLNLAVANVALPEIGRDFDASQTQLNLIAVAYSLGLAGSVLYLGALGDRYGRKLLLVLGMALSIPACVIASIAPNFEVLFGARLLGGLSAGLAYPTTLALITALWSGTARTKAIALWSALGGALSALGPLLSGALLEKFHWGSVFIATLPLAFLALVLAVVFVPAHVNETSDPVDNLGGMVSVVFIAALVLSINFAPVDGMGTLAIGLGAIAVAAGAVFVFRQSRAKFPLYDLRIARRRTFWAAGLAGIIVFGSLMGVIFVGQQFLQNVLEYSTLAAGASTLPAALAMVIVAPQSAKLVESRGSRFTLLLGYLFIVAGLVVAWATWKEGVSYGFIAASYALLGIGVGFAGTPASRSLTGSVPVDRAGMASGTADLQRDLGGAIMQSTLGALLTAGYAASLTSQIADSPQAGTISDETQAVLTKSFSSAADLAERYPQYGEQIITAARQAFEDGDQKSYAAAILVVVVGAVIVSFAYPKHDEEKRLLAHYSSEDREPIDTASPENG; encoded by the coding sequence GTGACTACCGCCTCGAAGACTCCGGCCCGGGCAGGGCTTGTCTTGTTCGTCCTCATCCTCGTCGCCGCCGTGGCGAACTTGAATTTGGCGGTTGCGAATGTCGCGCTACCCGAGATCGGACGTGATTTCGACGCCAGCCAAACCCAGCTGAACCTCATTGCGGTGGCGTATTCGTTGGGGCTTGCGGGATCCGTGCTCTACCTGGGTGCACTCGGTGACCGGTACGGACGCAAGCTCCTGTTGGTTCTGGGCATGGCGCTGTCCATCCCGGCCTGCGTCATCGCGAGCATCGCACCGAACTTCGAGGTGCTCTTCGGTGCTCGGTTGCTCGGCGGGTTGTCCGCTGGACTTGCGTACCCGACGACTCTTGCGTTGATCACCGCGCTGTGGTCGGGCACCGCGCGGACCAAGGCCATCGCACTGTGGTCGGCGCTCGGGGGTGCTCTGTCGGCGCTGGGCCCACTCTTGTCCGGGGCGCTGCTCGAGAAGTTCCATTGGGGGTCGGTGTTCATCGCGACTCTGCCATTGGCATTTCTTGCTCTCGTACTCGCGGTGGTGTTCGTGCCGGCTCACGTCAACGAGACTTCGGACCCGGTGGACAACCTCGGCGGCATGGTGTCCGTCGTGTTCATTGCGGCGCTCGTTCTGAGCATCAACTTCGCCCCGGTCGACGGAATGGGCACGCTGGCAATCGGGTTGGGTGCCATCGCTGTCGCTGCCGGAGCTGTGTTCGTCTTCAGACAGTCCCGCGCGAAGTTCCCTCTCTACGATCTGCGCATCGCGCGCCGACGCACTTTCTGGGCCGCGGGACTCGCAGGAATCATCGTGTTCGGTTCGCTGATGGGTGTGATCTTCGTCGGGCAGCAGTTCCTGCAGAACGTCCTCGAGTACTCGACGCTCGCCGCTGGTGCATCGACGCTGCCCGCGGCACTGGCGATGGTCATCGTGGCACCGCAATCGGCGAAACTCGTCGAATCCCGCGGGTCCCGGTTCACTCTGCTGCTGGGCTACCTCTTCATCGTCGCCGGATTGGTGGTGGCATGGGCGACATGGAAGGAAGGAGTGTCGTACGGATTCATCGCGGCGAGTTACGCGTTGCTGGGGATAGGCGTCGGGTTCGCCGGGACGCCCGCGTCACGTTCGCTGACTGGTTCGGTACCGGTTGATCGTGCTGGAATGGCCTCCGGCACTGCGGATTTGCAGCGCGACCTGGGAGGCGCGATTATGCAGTCGACGCTCGGCGCCCTCCTCACTGCAGGCTACGCCGCGTCGTTGACGTCGCAGATCGCCGATTCGCCGCAGGCGGGGACCATCAGCGACGAAACCCAGGCGGTCTTGACGAAGTCGTTCTCCTCCGCAGCAGATCTGGCCGAGCGCTATCCGCAGTACGGGGAGCAGATCATCACCGCTGCGAGGCAAGCATTCGAGGACGGTGACCAGAAGTCCTACGCCGCAGCCATACTCGTCGTCGTGGTGGGTGCCGTCATCGTCTCCTTCGCGTATCCGAAGCACGACGAGGAGAAGAGGTTGCTCGCGCACTACAGCTCGGAGGACAGGGAACCCATCGATACGGCATCCCCCGAAAACGGTTAG
- the mhuD gene encoding mycobilin-forming heme oxygenase MhuD translates to MAVVKINAIEVPAGAGPELEKRFAARASAVEGSAGFLGFQLLRPVKGEDRYFVVTQWETEEAFQAWAAGPAKAAHSGERAKPVASGASLLEFEVVLDVPAKS, encoded by the coding sequence ATGGCAGTCGTGAAGATCAACGCAATCGAAGTTCCCGCCGGTGCCGGCCCCGAGCTGGAGAAGCGGTTCGCCGCGCGAGCGAGTGCCGTCGAAGGTTCGGCCGGGTTCCTTGGTTTCCAGCTCCTGCGTCCGGTCAAGGGCGAGGACCGCTACTTCGTCGTGACGCAGTGGGAAACCGAGGAGGCGTTTCAGGCGTGGGCAGCCGGCCCCGCGAAAGCTGCGCATTCCGGTGAGCGCGCGAAACCAGTGGCTTCGGGTGCCTCGCTACTCGAATTCGAGGTCGTTCTCGACGTGCCCGCCAAGAGCTGA
- a CDS encoding alpha/beta fold hydrolase has product MLHDEGGDGDPILLLHGLMGSARTWRRQIPWLRRYGHVYTYDAPGHGRPPPAALTTEAFVEDLSVHAEEIGRATVVGHSMGSLHGWCLAAARPELVAALVVEDIAPDFRGRTADAWAAMIESWPQPFPTEVAVREYFGDVAGQYFLDSFERRPDGWYLHGDVATFEAISSEWGTRHFWAEWESVDVPSLLVEGEFGITPKGQMEEMSRRNPKSEYVSVPGAAHLIHDERPEEYREVVTAFLRRLR; this is encoded by the coding sequence ATGTTGCACGACGAGGGTGGAGACGGCGATCCGATCCTTCTGCTGCACGGGCTCATGGGCAGTGCGCGAACGTGGCGCCGTCAGATTCCCTGGTTGCGCCGCTATGGCCACGTGTACACCTACGACGCACCAGGCCACGGACGCCCGCCTCCCGCGGCCTTGACCACGGAAGCCTTCGTCGAGGATCTGAGCGTCCACGCCGAGGAGATCGGCCGGGCAACCGTCGTCGGACATTCCATGGGCTCGTTGCACGGCTGGTGTCTGGCGGCTGCCAGGCCGGAACTGGTGGCTGCACTCGTCGTCGAGGACATCGCACCGGACTTTCGCGGACGCACCGCGGACGCGTGGGCCGCCATGATCGAGAGCTGGCCCCAGCCGTTCCCGACCGAGGTAGCCGTGCGGGAGTACTTCGGAGATGTCGCGGGGCAGTACTTCCTTGATTCGTTCGAGCGGCGTCCGGACGGTTGGTATCTGCACGGCGACGTCGCGACCTTCGAGGCCATCTCCTCGGAATGGGGTACGAGGCACTTCTGGGCCGAGTGGGAATCCGTCGACGTGCCGTCCCTGCTGGTCGAAGGTGAGTTCGGCATCACACCGAAGGGTCAGATGGAGGAAATGTCCCGACGAAACCCCAAGTCGGAGTACGTCTCGGTACCTGGGGCAGCGCACCTGATCCACGACGAGAGGCCGGAAGAATATCGCGAGGTCGTGACGGCATTCCTGCGCCGATTACGATGA
- the disA gene encoding DNA integrity scanning diadenylate cyclase DisA → MDDSTRGEPSSAALRETIARLAPGTALRDGLERILRGRTGGLIVLGYDDEVEAICDGGFELDVEFAPTRLRELSKMDGAVVLSTDGTRIVRSNVQLVPDHKIPTVESGTRHRAAERTAMQTGYPVVSVSQSMSIVSVYVAGVRHVVEGSATIQSRANQAVATLERYKARLDETTRQLSVVEIEDFVTLRDALTVAQRLEMVRRVSVEIEQNVLELGTDGRQLALQLEELLGDNDVDRQLVVRDYLAGTEPAGTAAVERALGALDKLTDVDLLDLTTLARAFGYPSTIEALDTPMSPRGYRVLTRVPRLQFSQIHRLVASFGTLQVLLAATAADLQSVDGIGGLWARHIREGLSRLAESSIAGPFD, encoded by the coding sequence ATGGACGACTCCACACGCGGCGAGCCGTCGTCCGCCGCGTTGAGGGAGACCATCGCGAGGTTGGCGCCGGGCACTGCCCTCCGCGACGGCCTGGAGCGCATCCTCCGCGGTCGCACGGGTGGGCTCATCGTCCTCGGTTACGACGACGAGGTCGAGGCTATCTGCGACGGCGGTTTCGAATTGGACGTCGAATTCGCACCCACCCGGCTACGCGAGCTGTCGAAGATGGACGGGGCCGTCGTGTTGTCGACGGACGGCACACGGATCGTCCGATCCAATGTCCAACTGGTTCCCGACCACAAGATCCCCACCGTCGAGTCCGGCACGCGACACCGCGCAGCCGAGCGTACGGCGATGCAGACCGGGTACCCGGTCGTGTCGGTGAGTCAGTCGATGAGCATTGTCAGTGTCTACGTCGCAGGGGTGCGGCACGTGGTCGAGGGGTCGGCGACCATCCAGTCACGAGCCAACCAGGCCGTCGCGACACTCGAACGCTACAAGGCACGTCTCGACGAGACCACACGTCAGTTGTCCGTCGTCGAGATCGAAGACTTCGTCACCTTGCGTGATGCCCTCACCGTTGCGCAGAGGCTGGAGATGGTGCGACGCGTCTCGGTCGAGATCGAGCAGAACGTACTCGAACTCGGTACCGACGGAAGACAATTGGCCCTCCAATTGGAGGAACTGCTCGGCGACAACGACGTCGACCGTCAGCTCGTGGTGCGTGACTATCTTGCCGGAACGGAACCTGCTGGCACAGCGGCCGTCGAACGCGCGCTCGGCGCTCTGGACAAACTCACCGACGTCGATCTTCTCGATCTGACCACCCTGGCCAGAGCCTTCGGCTACCCCTCGACCATCGAAGCTCTCGACACTCCCATGAGCCCCCGCGGCTACCGCGTACTGACCCGTGTGCCGAGATTGCAGTTCAGCCAGATCCACCGGCTCGTCGCCTCGTTCGGGACGCTTCAGGTACTGCTGGCGGCCACAGCAGCCGATCTACAGTCGGTCGACGGCATCGGCGGCTTGTGGGCACGGCACATCAGGGAAGGCCTGTCCCGGCTGGCCGAATCTTCGATCGCCGGGCCGTTCGACTGA
- a CDS encoding carbonic anhydrase: protein MPATNPVTAWKSLKDGNQRFVAGEPLHPSQGIEDRTRLAEGQHPGAILFGCADSRVAAEIIFDQGLGDMFVVRTAGHTMDSSVLGSIEYGVAVLGAPLIVVLGHDRCGAVKATIDALDSGDTPGGYIRDVVERVTPSVLSARRDGYTAVDDFEARHVEETANLLMQRSRIIADKVETGEVAIVGLTYRLSEGSARLREVIGDIGELP from the coding sequence ATGCCTGCTACGAACCCAGTCACAGCATGGAAGTCCCTCAAAGATGGTAACCAGCGTTTCGTCGCCGGAGAGCCACTGCACCCGAGTCAGGGAATCGAGGACCGCACACGTCTTGCGGAGGGCCAGCACCCAGGCGCAATCCTGTTCGGATGCGCCGACTCCCGCGTCGCCGCCGAGATCATTTTCGATCAGGGTCTCGGCGACATGTTCGTAGTCCGAACTGCGGGCCACACCATGGACTCGTCCGTTCTCGGATCGATCGAATACGGAGTCGCCGTCCTCGGAGCGCCACTCATCGTCGTGCTGGGCCACGACAGGTGCGGCGCCGTCAAAGCGACCATCGACGCCCTCGATTCCGGTGACACCCCCGGTGGCTACATTCGCGATGTAGTCGAGCGCGTCACTCCGTCGGTGCTGTCCGCACGCCGCGACGGGTACACCGCGGTCGACGATTTCGAGGCGCGTCACGTCGAGGAGACCGCGAATCTGCTGATGCAGCGCTCGCGCATCATCGCCGACAAAGTCGAAACGGGAGAGGTCGCAATCGTCGGTTTGACGTACAGGCTGTCCGAGGGCAGCGCACGTTTGCGCGAGGTCATCGGCGACATCGGCGAACTGCCTTGA
- the carD gene encoding RNA polymerase-binding transcription factor CarD, protein MIFKVGDTVVYPHHGAALIEAIETRTIKGEPREYLVLKVAQGDLTVRVPADNAEYVGVRDVVGQEGLDKVFQVLRAPHTEEPTNWSRRYKANLEKLASGDVNKVAEVVRDLWRREQDRGLSAGEKRMLAKARQILVGELALAEGTDEAKADTILDEVLAAAS, encoded by the coding sequence ATGATTTTCAAGGTCGGAGACACCGTCGTTTACCCCCATCACGGAGCGGCGCTGATCGAAGCGATAGAAACCCGCACCATCAAGGGTGAACCACGAGAGTACCTAGTTCTCAAAGTCGCTCAAGGCGATCTCACCGTCCGAGTTCCCGCAGACAACGCCGAATACGTCGGAGTGCGTGACGTCGTTGGGCAAGAGGGTCTCGACAAAGTCTTCCAGGTGCTGCGTGCACCGCACACCGAAGAGCCGACCAACTGGTCGCGCCGGTACAAGGCAAACCTCGAGAAGCTCGCTTCCGGCGACGTCAACAAGGTAGCCGAGGTCGTCCGCGATCTCTGGCGACGTGAGCAGGATCGTGGCCTCTCGGCAGGCGAGAAGCGCATGCTCGCCAAGGCGCGTCAGATTCTCGTCGGTGAGCTCGCGCTCGCCGAGGGAACGGACGAGGCCAAGGCCGACACCATTCTCGACGAAGTTCTCGCTGCAGCTTCGTAA